One Tolypothrix bouteillei VB521301 DNA window includes the following coding sequences:
- a CDS encoding transposase family protein — protein sequence MSNILNHIEENPKETKRLIGLEYEQLQQLIQNAERLHHEKQELLESTKVRIIASGGGRKPKLSMKEEIILTLVYLRHLTTFQLLGIQFGVSESTANDTFNYWLPILRELLPSSLIEQVKKNESDLMVVQEILTDYELIVDSYEQVRERPKDNKEQEKYYSGKASKHTFKSQMIILPDARDIVDVVAGEPGPKSDITLFRENRDNFDQKQKFKGDLGYQGEDLIDTPIKTPRNGKLTISQKKENQEFSSKRIFVEHRIRSVKIFRVVQERFRLNPKKYEQVILTICGLVRFRIGALVLPTEIYAIA from the coding sequence ATGAGCAATATACTGAACCATATTGAAGAGAATCCTAAAGAAACAAAGCGGTTAATTGGTCTAGAGTACGAACAGTTACAACAATTAATTCAAAATGCCGAAAGATTACACCACGAAAAACAAGAGTTATTAGAATCTACAAAAGTGAGAATTATTGCTAGTGGTGGAGGTCGTAAACCCAAACTATCCATGAAAGAAGAAATAATTTTAACCTTGGTCTATCTCAGGCATCTGACAACCTTTCAACTTTTGGGCATCCAGTTTGGAGTGAGTGAGTCTACAGCAAATGATACATTTAATTATTGGTTGCCAATACTTAGGGAATTGTTGCCATCCAGTTTAATTGAACAAGTAAAAAAAAACGAATCTGATTTGATGGTAGTTCAAGAAATTCTCACAGATTACGAATTAATTGTAGACAGCTATGAACAAGTGAGGGAAAGACCTAAAGACAATAAGGAGCAAGAAAAATATTACTCTGGCAAGGCAAGTAAACATACATTTAAAAGTCAGATGATTATTTTGCCAGATGCAAGGGATATCGTTGATGTTGTAGCTGGCGAACCTGGACCGAAAAGTGATATAACTTTGTTTCGAGAAAATCGTGATAACTTTGACCAAAAACAAAAATTTAAGGGAGATTTAGGATATCAAGGAGAAGATTTAATTGACACACCTATTAAAACACCGAGAAATGGAAAGTTAACTATTTCTCAGAAAAAAGAAAACCAGGAGTTTTCCTCCAAAAGAATATTTGTTGAACACAGAATTCGTTCGGTAAAAATATTCCGAGTTGTCCAAGAAAGATTTCGGTTAAATCCTAAAAAGTATGAGCAAGTAATTTTGACAATTTGTGGACTAGTAAGATTCCGAATTGGGGCCCTCGTATTACCAACAGAAATATATGCGATCGCCTGA
- a CDS encoding ankyrin repeat domain-containing protein, with translation MQIHIYAREGDIAKVAYEIANGVDIDCLEEFSQQTPLMYALSSSSALSDMIRFLLQHGANVNAVEPEYQHTVLGLAVQSGNVEKIQLVLDAGADINYRRPGEYDVLIDAMYGRDILQDENFIEILNLLISRGAAVNGMSSYGETAIKVAAHIGRFDAVQLLLNAGANPEQLGWTQLMHAIVFGSLEQIQLLLEQGADQNTRDCWNRTPWLLSIQVGELDISKIVIFCDIRTLESFSDTEI, from the coding sequence ATGCAAATTCATATTTATGCACGGGAAGGAGATATCGCCAAAGTCGCGTATGAGATAGCTAATGGCGTTGATATTGATTGTTTAGAAGAGTTTTCCCAGCAAACACCATTAATGTACGCCCTTAGCAGTTCTAGCGCTCTTAGCGATATGATTCGCTTTCTGTTGCAACATGGCGCGAATGTGAATGCTGTTGAACCAGAATATCAACATACTGTCCTTGGGTTGGCTGTGCAGTCAGGGAATGTAGAGAAAATCCAATTGGTTCTGGATGCTGGAGCAGATATTAACTATCGCAGGCCAGGAGAATATGATGTCTTAATTGATGCTATGTATGGTCGAGATATTTTACAGGATGAAAATTTCATAGAGATTTTAAATTTACTTATCTCTAGAGGTGCGGCTGTGAATGGGATGAGTAGCTATGGTGAGACTGCAATTAAAGTAGCGGCTCATATTGGGAGATTTGATGCTGTCCAATTACTATTGAATGCGGGTGCTAACCCAGAGCAACTGGGATGGACTCAATTAATGCACGCTATAGTTTTTGGGAGTTTAGAGCAAATCCAGTTATTACTGGAACAAGGCGCAGACCAAAATACGCGTGATTGTTGGAATAGAACGCCTTGGTTATTGAGTATTCAGGTGGGTGAACTAGACATCTCCAAAATAGTTATATTCTGTGATATAAGAACATTAGAGAGCTTTTCTGACACAGAAATATGA
- a CDS encoding DUF6888 family protein yields MVRLDGRNNRIVILVADTIQIEIYPNAKVTVQ; encoded by the coding sequence TTGGTTAGACTGGATGGAAGGAACAATCGCATTGTTATACTTGTTGCGGACACAATACAAATAGAAATTTATCCCAACGCAAAGGTAACTGTTCAATGA
- a CDS encoding DUF6887 family protein, translated as MTKLNYNAISDNDLLNYVKQHSEDNEAFYTYIDSKRAAQPDPKPMSVEEAEAELQRRVGQPL; from the coding sequence ATGACTAAACTGAATTACAATGCTATATCTGATAACGACTTGCTAAACTACGTTAAACAACATTCCGAAGATAATGAAGCTTTTTACACGTATATTGATAGCAAACGTGCTGCTCAACCCGATCCAAAACCCATGTCAGTAGAAGAAGCCGAAGCTGAATTGCAACGGCGAGTTGGTCAGCCGTTGTAG